One window of Cydia pomonella isolate Wapato2018A chromosome 5, ilCydPomo1, whole genome shotgun sequence genomic DNA carries:
- the LOC133518086 gene encoding cuticle protein 21-like encodes MAAKFVVVLALAVAAQASVVPVGVARADDYTSFAYDVADPNTGDYKSQVETRVGGVVQGQYSLLDADGTKRTVDYAADDVNGFNAVVRKDPVAVAAPVVSAPVVEAAPAVVAARTVAAPAVYSAAPVVAARTFAAPAVYSAAPVVAARTVAAPAVYSAAPVVAARTVAAPALYSAPVVAARTVAAPAVYSTGVVASAPAVYAASAPVVATRTVGVAAPAVYSAPVVARTYAAPSVYSSYYGTPYTYGAYAAPVAQW; translated from the exons ATGGCTGCTAAG TTCGTCGTAGTGCTCGCGCTGGCGGTGGCCGCCCAGGCGTCAGTGGTGCCCGTGGGAGTCGCGCGCGCAGACGACTACACCAGCTTCGCGTACGATGTGGCCGACCCCAACACCGGCGACTACAAGAGCCAGGTGGAGACCCGCGTCGGCGGTGTCGTGCAGGGCCAGTACTCGCTTCTGGACGCTGATGGCACCAAGCGTACCGTCGATTATGCCGCTGATGATGTCAATGGATTCAACGCTGTCGTGCGCAAGGACCCTGTTGCTGTCGCTGCGCCCGTTGTGAGCGCGCCGGTAGTCGAAGCCGCTCCCGCTGTGGTTGCCGCGCGCACCGTCGCCGCCCCTGCCGTGTATTCCGCTGCTCCCGTGGTTGCCGCGCGCACTTTCGCTGCTCCTGCCGTGTACTCCGCCGCTCCCGTGGTTGCCGCGCGTACTGTCGCTGCTCCTGCCGTTTACTCCGCTGCTCCCGTGGTCGCCGCGCGTACCGTTGCCGCTCCCGCTTTATACTCCGCCCCTGTAGTTGCCGCACGTACCGTTGCTGCTCCCGCCGTCTACTCGACCGGTGTGGTTGCTTCAGCGCCCGCTGTATATGCCGCTAGCGCCCCCGTGGTAGCCACCCGCACCGTTGGCGTCGCCGCCCCGGCCGTTTACTCCGCCCCTGTCGTCGCCCGCACCTACGCCGCACCCTCCGTATATAGCTCTTACTACGGCACCCCCTACACCTACGGCGCGTACGCTGCTCCGGTAGCTCAATGGTAA